The sequence CGATCTCGCCGCCGTACTTCTGCGGCTGGCCCTCGTTGGGCTGATAGGTGCAGTCCACCGAGACGGAGGATTGCAGGAAGTGCTTGGTTTGCGTTCCGGGTTTCGTCTTGCACGTCAGCTTGCCCAGGTTCACCCCTGTCTTGTTCTCTTCCTTGGGGGGTTCCGCGCCCGAGGCCGGGCCGGTTCCGGCCGCGGCCAGCAAGAAACTCATCGCGCACGCAAACATCAGGTTCCGGGCGTTCATCAAATTCCCCTATCGGCGGCGGGATCCCCGGTGCTTCCATCCGGGATGCGGCCCCGCCCGGCGGGCGCAGGATGCCGGCGCCGGCCGGGAAAATTCCCCCTCATCGTCCATCGTCGCTCATGGGTTTATGCCGGCGGCACCCGACTTGGCACGCTGGGCGTCAAACGGCAGGCGAAAGAAGAGGGCTGACCGCCTCTCGCCCGTATTTCCCTATTTTTAAAATAGGCCCCGGCCGGGACGAGGTTCAATCGAAGAAAACACTGAGAAATGAAGGGAGGACGAAACGCGCTCCCCGCCCGGAAAAATCCGGACGGGGAGAGGGTTTCGCCGGCGAAAAGGCGGGGGAGAGGGCCTACTTCTTCAGGGGCTGGAGGTTCATCCGGGTGGCGCCCGCGCTGATGCCCGCGCCCTTGAAGGTATCCGCCGAGGGGACGAGGTTGAAGCTCTTCCTCAGCCCTCCGACGAGGGCGGTGGAGCCCACGCCCTTCCCGCCCATGCCTGCGGCCACGGACGTGCCCAGGTAGTCTCCCTGGAGGGAATGGGCCCCCATCTTGATGTCGCGGGTGACGCCGAGGACGGTGAAGTTCAGGGTCTGCTCGTCCTTCCGGCTCAGGTCCACGCCGAGGAAGCCGAGCTCGCCCTTGTACATCTCCTCGCCCCCGGTGGTCTTGAAGGCGCACTCGACCGCCACGGAGGACACGAGGAAGAGCTGCACACTCGTGCCCGGCTTGGTCTTGCACGTGAGGCTGCCGACGTTCACCCCTCCCTGCTCGGCCGCGCCGGCGGGGGCGGCTCCGATGAGGAAGGAAACCAAGAGAACGGACATCACCCTGCAGGCGGCTTTCATCTCATTTCTCCTTTTGGCTCCCAGGTTCGAAGGCCGTGAAGGCCTCCGTGAATCGCCTCCTAGCGCCGCTCCTCCAGCGCATCATATACGGCTCCCAAGCCCGCCGCCTCCAGCTCGAAGGCGCGGTCCCCCAGGATGCGCGGGTAACCCTGCCCCGCCCGGTGGATATACTTCGCATCCTGCTGGACCTCCTGCCGGCTCTTCCCCATCCCCTTCAGGAGCCGGACCTGGGCCACGACCGCCTCCATCTTCTCGCGCTGCCGGGCGATCTCCTCCTTCCGGCAGGGGTCGCCGTGACCGGGGATATAC comes from Candidatus Tectomicrobia bacterium and encodes:
- a CDS encoding DUF992 domain-containing protein, whose product is MKAACRVMSVLLVSFLIGAAPAGAAEQGGVNVGSLTCKTKPGTSVQLFLVSSVAVECAFKTTGGEEMYKGELGFLGVDLSRKDEQTLNFTVLGVTRDIKMGAHSLQGDYLGTSVAAGMGGKGVGSTALVGGLRKSFNLVPSADTFKGAGISAGATRMNLQPLKK